The Primulina eburnea isolate SZY01 chromosome 8, ASM2296580v1, whole genome shotgun sequence genome contains a region encoding:
- the LOC140839412 gene encoding VIN3-like protein 2 isoform X2, with amino-acid sequence MDALSLEALMYDSSKCRQLSTEQKRELVYELSKWSEGASEMLQAWSRQEILQVLCAELGKERKYTGLTKSKIIEQLLKIIHEKKAQVLGTASVLETDKSLDNCERTPKRQRKSDHPNSLPLSPDACLENTIYCKNSACKAKLNSDDVFCKRCSCCICRQYDDNKDPSLWLICNSDPPFLDMACSMSCHLECALRHEKSGISKDRQGKGLDGSFRCVSCGKVNDLLGSWRKQLVVARDTRRVDILCYRLSLGQKMLDGTKIYRNLYEIVDGAVKNLEEDVGPLTGLPVKKARGIVNRLSSGPEIQRVCAFAVESLDLFLANRVSYTPEKLVKFEDLHASSVTVILDSDDSNLGNVSSYTLWHRKVDDADYPLEPTCRLFEPKIKFLISGLTPATHYLLKVVPFITGRETVFCELQFHTRNSQDEVLNLNSTSSEAERSQSPATNCSISNPSSVEDETNNENRRDNYPLFCDNTDKTATTNLLHEKETTEDVISFLDEDPMGNDEALNVRNKEPPSGHVVEDTRCDNGSKTPCRASLECVPYMDSSETGLPITPSKMESMKDVNGRSNRTKINEKDVEMAFKKRSGETADEQSNGVGDKEFEYYVKVIRWLECEGHIDTTFRQKFLTWYSMRATSREVRVVKVFIDTFIEDPSSLAAQLVDTFNEVVSNKRCAAVPHGFCMKLWH; translated from the exons ATGGATGCCTTGTCTTTGGAGG CATTGATGTATGATTCATCAAAGTGCCGTCAGTTGAGTACGGAACAAAAGAGAGAGCTTGTCTATGAGCTGTCAAAATGGTCTGAAGGGGCCTCAGAAATGCTGCAAGCTTGGAGCCGTCAGGAGATACTGCAGGTCCTTTGCGCTGAGCTTGGAAAGGAAAGGAAGTACACTGGCTTAACTAAATCGAAAATAATTGAACaacttctgaaaatcatacatgAGAAAAAAGCTCAGGTGCTTGGTACTGCAAGTGTTTTGGAAACAGATAAATCATTAGACAATTGCGAAAGAACTCCGAAAAGGCAACGGAAATCCGATCATCCTAATAGCCTGCCTCTTAGCCCTGATGCCTGTTTGGAAAATACAATATACTGCAAAAACTCGGCTTGCAAAGCTAAACTGAATAGTGATGACGTGTTTTGCAAACGGTGTTCGTGCTGCATTTGTCGCCAGTATGATGATAATAAAGACCCAAGCCTTTGGTTAATTTGCAACTCAGATCCTCCCTTTCTTGATATGGCTTGTAGCATGTCGTGCCATCTTGAATGCGCCTTACGACATGAAAAGTCAGGCATTTCAAAAGATAGGCAGGGTAAGGGACTCGACGGGAGTTTCCGTTGTGTATCTTGTGGTAAAGTGAATGACTTGCTTGG TTCTTGGAGAAAGCAACTGGTAGTGGCGAGAGATACTAGGCGGGTGGACATATTGTGCTATAGACTCTCCTTAGGCCAAAAGATGCTTGATGGTACTAAAATCTACCGGAATCTGTATGAAATTGTCGATGGAGCAGTGAAAAACCTCGAAGAAGATGTAGGTCCTCTAACTGGTTTACCCGTGAAGAAGGCTAGAGGTATTGTGAATAGACTCTCATCTGGCCCAGAAATTCAGAGAGTGTGCGCATTTGCTGTTGAGTCTCTTGACTTGTTCCTTGCTAACAGAGTGTCTTACACACCGG AAAAGCTGGTTAAATTCGAAGATTTACACGCGTCATCAGTGACAGTGATTCTTGATTCTGATGATTCGAATCTCGGAAACGTCTCAAGTTACACCCTATGGCATCGGAAAGTTGATGATGCAGATTATCCTCTGGAACCAACTTGCAGATTGTTTGAACCAAAGATTAAGTTTCTTATATCTGGTCTCACTCCTGCAACACATTATCTCCTCAAAGTTGTTCCCTTCATCACTGGTAGAGAAACTGTATTCTGCGAACTCCAGTTCCACACCAGAAATTCCCAAGACGAGGTTCTAAATTTGAACTCTACGAGCTCGGAAGCAGAAAGAAGCCAAAGCCCAGCAACCAACTGTAGCATCTCAAATCCTTCTTCAGTCGAAGATGAGACTAACAACGAGAACAGAAGGGATAATTACCCTCTGTTTTGTGATAATACTGATAAAACCGCTACTACAAACTTACTACACGAGAAGGAGACCACAGAAGATGTTATCTCTTTCTTGGATGAAGATCCTATGGGAAATGATGAGGCTTTGAACGTCAGGAACAAGGAGCCGCCCAGTGGCCATGTGGTTGAGGATACAAGATGTGATAATGGTTCCAAAACACCTTGTCGTGCTAGCTTGGAATGTGTTCCATATATGGATAGTTCAGAAACCGGCTTGCCTATCACTCCGTCCAAGATGGAGAGCATGAAAGACGTAAATGGAAGGAGCAATAGaacaaaaattaatgaaaaagatGTCGAAATGGCGTTCAAGAAGAGAAGTGGAGAAACGGCAGACGAGCAAAGTAATGGCGTAGGTGACAAGGAGTTTGAGTACTACGTGAAAGTGATCCGATGGTTGGAGTGTGAGGGTCACATAGATACAACGTTTAGACAGAAATTCTTGACGTGGTATAGCATGAGAGCGACATCTCGGGAGGTAAGAGTCGTGAAGGTTTTTATCGATACATTTATCGAAGATCCTTCATCTCTCGCTGCACAACTTGTGGACACCTTTAATGAAGTTGTTTCTAACAAAAGATGCGCTGCAGTTCCCCATGGATTTTGCATGAAGCTTTGGCACTAA
- the LOC140839412 gene encoding VIN3-like protein 2 isoform X1, giving the protein MIHTCGFLSSCLLYGVEDFVFQGQEKWAFVIEATPVMDALSLEALMYDSSKCRQLSTEQKRELVYELSKWSEGASEMLQAWSRQEILQVLCAELGKERKYTGLTKSKIIEQLLKIIHEKKAQVLGTASVLETDKSLDNCERTPKRQRKSDHPNSLPLSPDACLENTIYCKNSACKAKLNSDDVFCKRCSCCICRQYDDNKDPSLWLICNSDPPFLDMACSMSCHLECALRHEKSGISKDRQGKGLDGSFRCVSCGKVNDLLGSWRKQLVVARDTRRVDILCYRLSLGQKMLDGTKIYRNLYEIVDGAVKNLEEDVGPLTGLPVKKARGIVNRLSSGPEIQRVCAFAVESLDLFLANRVSYTPEKLVKFEDLHASSVTVILDSDDSNLGNVSSYTLWHRKVDDADYPLEPTCRLFEPKIKFLISGLTPATHYLLKVVPFITGRETVFCELQFHTRNSQDEVLNLNSTSSEAERSQSPATNCSISNPSSVEDETNNENRRDNYPLFCDNTDKTATTNLLHEKETTEDVISFLDEDPMGNDEALNVRNKEPPSGHVVEDTRCDNGSKTPCRASLECVPYMDSSETGLPITPSKMESMKDVNGRSNRTKINEKDVEMAFKKRSGETADEQSNGVGDKEFEYYVKVIRWLECEGHIDTTFRQKFLTWYSMRATSREVRVVKVFIDTFIEDPSSLAAQLVDTFNEVVSNKRCAAVPHGFCMKLWH; this is encoded by the exons ATGATTCACACATGTGGGTTTCTTTCCTCGTGTTTGTTGTATGGGGTTGAAGATTTTGTTTTTCAGGGTCAGGAAAAATGGGCTTTTGTTATTGAAGCGACGCCAGTTATGGATGCCTTGTCTTTGGAGG CATTGATGTATGATTCATCAAAGTGCCGTCAGTTGAGTACGGAACAAAAGAGAGAGCTTGTCTATGAGCTGTCAAAATGGTCTGAAGGGGCCTCAGAAATGCTGCAAGCTTGGAGCCGTCAGGAGATACTGCAGGTCCTTTGCGCTGAGCTTGGAAAGGAAAGGAAGTACACTGGCTTAACTAAATCGAAAATAATTGAACaacttctgaaaatcatacatgAGAAAAAAGCTCAGGTGCTTGGTACTGCAAGTGTTTTGGAAACAGATAAATCATTAGACAATTGCGAAAGAACTCCGAAAAGGCAACGGAAATCCGATCATCCTAATAGCCTGCCTCTTAGCCCTGATGCCTGTTTGGAAAATACAATATACTGCAAAAACTCGGCTTGCAAAGCTAAACTGAATAGTGATGACGTGTTTTGCAAACGGTGTTCGTGCTGCATTTGTCGCCAGTATGATGATAATAAAGACCCAAGCCTTTGGTTAATTTGCAACTCAGATCCTCCCTTTCTTGATATGGCTTGTAGCATGTCGTGCCATCTTGAATGCGCCTTACGACATGAAAAGTCAGGCATTTCAAAAGATAGGCAGGGTAAGGGACTCGACGGGAGTTTCCGTTGTGTATCTTGTGGTAAAGTGAATGACTTGCTTGG TTCTTGGAGAAAGCAACTGGTAGTGGCGAGAGATACTAGGCGGGTGGACATATTGTGCTATAGACTCTCCTTAGGCCAAAAGATGCTTGATGGTACTAAAATCTACCGGAATCTGTATGAAATTGTCGATGGAGCAGTGAAAAACCTCGAAGAAGATGTAGGTCCTCTAACTGGTTTACCCGTGAAGAAGGCTAGAGGTATTGTGAATAGACTCTCATCTGGCCCAGAAATTCAGAGAGTGTGCGCATTTGCTGTTGAGTCTCTTGACTTGTTCCTTGCTAACAGAGTGTCTTACACACCGG AAAAGCTGGTTAAATTCGAAGATTTACACGCGTCATCAGTGACAGTGATTCTTGATTCTGATGATTCGAATCTCGGAAACGTCTCAAGTTACACCCTATGGCATCGGAAAGTTGATGATGCAGATTATCCTCTGGAACCAACTTGCAGATTGTTTGAACCAAAGATTAAGTTTCTTATATCTGGTCTCACTCCTGCAACACATTATCTCCTCAAAGTTGTTCCCTTCATCACTGGTAGAGAAACTGTATTCTGCGAACTCCAGTTCCACACCAGAAATTCCCAAGACGAGGTTCTAAATTTGAACTCTACGAGCTCGGAAGCAGAAAGAAGCCAAAGCCCAGCAACCAACTGTAGCATCTCAAATCCTTCTTCAGTCGAAGATGAGACTAACAACGAGAACAGAAGGGATAATTACCCTCTGTTTTGTGATAATACTGATAAAACCGCTACTACAAACTTACTACACGAGAAGGAGACCACAGAAGATGTTATCTCTTTCTTGGATGAAGATCCTATGGGAAATGATGAGGCTTTGAACGTCAGGAACAAGGAGCCGCCCAGTGGCCATGTGGTTGAGGATACAAGATGTGATAATGGTTCCAAAACACCTTGTCGTGCTAGCTTGGAATGTGTTCCATATATGGATAGTTCAGAAACCGGCTTGCCTATCACTCCGTCCAAGATGGAGAGCATGAAAGACGTAAATGGAAGGAGCAATAGaacaaaaattaatgaaaaagatGTCGAAATGGCGTTCAAGAAGAGAAGTGGAGAAACGGCAGACGAGCAAAGTAATGGCGTAGGTGACAAGGAGTTTGAGTACTACGTGAAAGTGATCCGATGGTTGGAGTGTGAGGGTCACATAGATACAACGTTTAGACAGAAATTCTTGACGTGGTATAGCATGAGAGCGACATCTCGGGAGGTAAGAGTCGTGAAGGTTTTTATCGATACATTTATCGAAGATCCTTCATCTCTCGCTGCACAACTTGTGGACACCTTTAATGAAGTTGTTTCTAACAAAAGATGCGCTGCAGTTCCCCATGGATTTTGCATGAAGCTTTGGCACTAA